One Caulobacter segnis genomic window carries:
- the fliG gene encoding flagellar motor switch protein FliG, whose product MAMKVAVNDLKNLSGPEKAAIVLLALGEEHTKIWEALDDEEIKEVSQAMAGLGTVSASVVEELLVEFVSGMSSTGAIMGSYEQTQRLLASFMPQDKVDQLMEEIRGPAGRTMWDKLGNVNEAVLANYLKNEYPQTVAVVLSKVKSDHAARVLACLPEDFALECVTRMLRMEPVQREILDKIEMTLRTEFMSNLARTSKRDSHEMMAEIFNNFDRQTEARFIAALEERNREAAERIRALMFVFEDLSKLDPGGIQTLLRGTPKEQLGLALKGASDKLRDLFFSNMSERAAKIMREDMESMGPVRLKDVDAAQVGMVQVAKDLAAKGEIMLAGSGGDDELIY is encoded by the coding sequence ATGGCCATGAAAGTCGCCGTCAACGACCTGAAGAACCTGTCGGGGCCGGAAAAGGCCGCGATCGTTCTGCTCGCGCTTGGCGAAGAACACACGAAGATCTGGGAGGCCCTGGACGACGAGGAGATCAAGGAAGTCTCCCAGGCCATGGCCGGCCTGGGCACGGTTTCCGCCTCCGTCGTGGAAGAGCTGCTGGTCGAGTTCGTCTCGGGCATGAGCTCGACCGGCGCGATCATGGGTTCGTACGAACAGACCCAGCGCCTGCTGGCGTCGTTCATGCCGCAGGACAAGGTCGACCAGCTGATGGAAGAGATCCGCGGTCCGGCGGGTCGAACCATGTGGGACAAGCTCGGCAACGTGAACGAGGCCGTGCTCGCCAACTATCTGAAGAACGAATACCCCCAGACCGTCGCCGTGGTGCTGTCGAAGGTGAAGAGCGACCACGCCGCCCGCGTGCTGGCCTGCCTGCCGGAAGACTTCGCCCTGGAATGCGTCACCCGCATGCTGCGGATGGAGCCGGTGCAGCGCGAGATCCTCGACAAGATCGAGATGACCCTGCGCACCGAATTCATGTCGAACCTGGCGCGCACGTCCAAGCGCGACAGCCACGAGATGATGGCCGAGATCTTCAACAACTTCGATCGCCAGACCGAAGCCCGCTTCATCGCCGCGCTGGAAGAGCGCAACCGCGAGGCCGCCGAGCGCATCCGCGCCCTGATGTTCGTCTTCGAGGACCTGTCGAAGCTGGACCCGGGCGGCATCCAGACCCTGCTGCGCGGCACGCCGAAGGAGCAGCTGGGCCTGGCCCTGAAGGGCGCCTCGGACAAGCTGCGCGACCTGTTCTTCTCGAACATGTCCGAGCGGGCCGCCAAGATCATGCGCGAGGACATGGAGAGCATGGGCCCCGTGCGCCTGAAGGACGTCGACGCCGCCCAGGTGGGCATGGTCCAGGTCGCCAAGGACCTGGCCGCCAAGGGCGAGATCATGCTGGCCGGCAGCGGCGGCGACGACGAACTGATCTACTGA
- a CDS encoding flagellar assembly protein FliH, translating into METPRKFGFDTVFDDRGGVAYTPPKVKKSFTLEEVEAAKAQAYAEGERSAVAHAERDAANALAEVAHAVREAFGALTHVAHEHREGAAMLALACARKIADAALQHFPEAPVTAALEALAREVEAQPRIFVRVSPELEGRTQEALEHVAAQIGFQGQIVARADGAMAPAAFTFDWGDGRAAFDPEGAAHRVAEALEAAIAAEGLHAEPLFS; encoded by the coding sequence ATGGAAACCCCTCGCAAATTCGGCTTCGACACGGTCTTCGACGACCGCGGCGGCGTCGCCTACACCCCGCCCAAGGTGAAGAAGAGCTTCACCCTCGAGGAGGTCGAGGCCGCCAAGGCCCAGGCCTATGCGGAAGGCGAGCGTTCGGCCGTGGCCCACGCAGAGCGCGACGCGGCCAACGCCCTGGCCGAGGTCGCCCACGCCGTGCGGGAAGCCTTCGGAGCCCTGACCCACGTGGCGCACGAGCACCGCGAAGGCGCGGCCATGCTGGCCCTGGCCTGCGCCCGCAAGATCGCCGACGCGGCCCTGCAGCACTTCCCCGAGGCCCCGGTGACGGCGGCCCTGGAGGCCCTGGCCCGCGAGGTCGAGGCCCAGCCGCGCATCTTCGTCCGCGTCTCGCCAGAACTGGAGGGCCGCACCCAGGAGGCGCTGGAGCATGTGGCCGCCCAGATCGGCTTCCAGGGGCAAATCGTCGCCCGCGCCGACGGCGCCATGGCCCCCGCGGCCTTCACTTTCGACTGGGGCGACGGCCGCGCGGCCTTCGACCCGGAAGGCGCCGCCCACCGCGTCGCCGAAGCGCTGGAAGCGGCCATCGCCGCCGAAGGTCTCCACGCCGAACCCCTGTTCTCCTGA
- the fliN gene encoding flagellar motor switch protein FliN → MAEDNLPLDEFGGSMLASEMPVELSDKTASDLAPVFDVPVNISAVLGRAHMSVAQLLQLNQGSILELDRKVGEAIDIYVNNRLVARGEVVVVDERLGVTMTEIIKDGDQG, encoded by the coding sequence ATGGCCGAAGACAATCTCCCGCTCGACGAATTCGGAGGCTCGATGCTGGCCTCCGAAATGCCGGTCGAGCTCAGCGACAAGACCGCGTCGGACCTGGCGCCGGTCTTCGACGTGCCGGTCAACATCTCGGCCGTGCTGGGACGCGCGCACATGTCGGTGGCGCAGCTGCTGCAGCTGAACCAGGGCTCGATCCTGGAGCTGGACCGCAAGGTCGGCGAGGCGATCGACATCTACGTCAACAACCGCCTGGTCGCCCGGGGCGAGGTCGTCGTCGTCGACGAGCGCCTGGGCGTGACCATGACGGAAATCATCAAGGACGGCGACCAGGGCTAA
- the flbD gene encoding sigma-54-dependent transcriptional regulator FlbD: MRLLVVGKLNGQLSVAVKMAMNAGAKVSHVETPEQATNALRAGQGADLLMVDYALDIASLIAANEAERMRVPVVACGVDADPMRAAAAIKAGAKEFIPLPPDAELIAAVLAAVADDEKPMVVRDPAMESVIKLADQVAPSEASILITGESGSGKEVMARYVHGKSRRAKAPFISVNCAAIPENLLESELFGHEKGAFTGAMARRIGKFEEADGGTLLLDEISEMDVRLQAKLLRAIQEREIDRVGGSKPVKVNIRILATSNRDLAQSVKDGHFREDLLYRLNVVNLRLPPLRERPADVISLCEFFVKKYSAANGVPEKPISAEAKRRLIAHRWPGNVRELENAMHRAVLLSTGAEIEEFAIRLPDGQQMAPAPSPDAAVARGAQMAADAVSRTFVGSTVAEVEQKLIIDTLEHCLGNRTHAANILGISIRTLRNKLKEYSDAGVPVPPPQGGVGAAA, encoded by the coding sequence ATGCGGCTTCTGGTCGTCGGAAAACTGAACGGGCAGCTCTCGGTCGCCGTGAAGATGGCGATGAACGCGGGCGCGAAGGTCTCGCACGTCGAAACGCCGGAGCAGGCGACCAATGCGCTGCGCGCCGGGCAGGGCGCCGACCTACTGATGGTCGACTACGCGCTCGACATCGCCAGCCTGATCGCGGCCAACGAGGCCGAGCGGATGCGGGTGCCGGTGGTGGCCTGCGGCGTTGACGCCGATCCGATGCGCGCGGCCGCCGCCATCAAGGCCGGCGCCAAGGAATTCATCCCGCTGCCGCCGGACGCCGAGCTGATCGCCGCCGTCCTGGCCGCCGTGGCCGACGACGAAAAGCCGATGGTCGTGCGCGACCCGGCCATGGAGTCGGTGATCAAGCTGGCCGACCAGGTCGCCCCGTCCGAAGCCTCGATCCTGATCACCGGCGAAAGCGGTTCGGGTAAGGAGGTCATGGCCCGCTACGTCCACGGCAAGTCGCGCCGGGCCAAGGCGCCGTTCATCTCGGTCAACTGCGCCGCCATCCCCGAGAACCTGCTGGAAAGCGAGCTGTTCGGCCACGAGAAGGGCGCCTTCACCGGCGCCATGGCCCGCCGCATCGGCAAGTTCGAGGAAGCCGACGGCGGCACCCTGCTGCTGGACGAAATCTCGGAAATGGACGTGCGCCTGCAGGCCAAGCTGCTGCGCGCCATCCAGGAGCGCGAGATCGACCGCGTCGGCGGCTCCAAGCCGGTCAAGGTCAACATCCGCATCCTGGCCACGTCGAACCGCGACCTGGCCCAGTCGGTCAAGGACGGCCACTTCCGGGAAGACCTGCTCTACCGCCTGAACGTCGTGAACCTGCGCCTGCCGCCGCTGCGCGAGCGCCCGGCCGACGTGATCAGCCTGTGCGAATTCTTCGTGAAGAAGTACTCGGCCGCCAACGGCGTGCCGGAAAAGCCGATCTCGGCCGAGGCCAAGCGCCGGCTGATCGCCCACCGCTGGCCGGGCAACGTCCGCGAGCTGGAGAACGCCATGCACCGCGCGGTGCTGCTGTCGACCGGCGCCGAGATCGAGGAGTTCGCCATCCGGCTGCCGGACGGCCAGCAGATGGCTCCCGCGCCGTCGCCGGACGCGGCGGTCGCCCGCGGCGCCCAGATGGCCGCCGACGCCGTGTCGCGCACCTTCGTCGGCTCGACCGTCGCCGAGGTGGAGCAGAAGCTGATCATCGACACCCTGGAGCACTGCCTGGGCAACCGCACCCACGCCGCCAACATCCTGGGCATCTCGATCCGCACCCTGCGCAACAAGCTGAAGGAATATTCCGACGCCGGCGTGCCGGTGCCGCCGCCGCAGGGCGGGGTGGGCGCGGCCGCCTAG
- the flhA gene encoding flagellar biosynthesis protein FlhA, whose protein sequence is MADAAAPTAARSVPSARSLLDGFLRGEMGLALGVVGIIVLLILPVPPILLDLLLAISLTGSVLILMTAILIKKPLEFTSFPTVLLVATLYRLGLNVASTRLILGHGQEGTGGAGAVIEAFGHLMMQGNFVIGVIIFIILVVVNFMVVTKGSGRIAEVAARFTLDSMPGKQMAIDADLSTGLIDQEMAKIRRKELEQESTFFGAMDGASKFVKGDAIAGLIITGINIVGGIIIGVVQHKIPIGEAASSYTIMTIGDGLVSQIPALIISIAAGMVVSKAGVEGSADKALVTQLAMNPAGLGMVSASAGIIALIPGMPIIPFAALSLGAGALAYKRIQDAKKPKAIDPAALEAAAPAEAEEEPISASLAIDDVKIELGYGLLTLINDLDGRKLTDQIRALRKTLAGEFGFVMPPVRILDNMRLANQGYAIRIKEMEAGAGEVRLGNLMAMDPRGGQVELPGEHVREPAFGLPATWIADDLREEATFRGYTVVDPATVLTTHLTEILKENMADLLSYAEVQKLLKELPESQRKLVDDLIPGTATATTVQRVLQSLLKERVSIRDLPQILEGIGEAAPHTASVTQLVEQVRARLARQLCWANRADDGALPIITLSADWEQAFAEALIGPGDDKQLALPPSRLQDFIRGVRDAFERAALAGEAPVLLTSPGIRPYVRSIIERFRGQTVVMSQNEIHPRARLKTVGMV, encoded by the coding sequence ATGGCCGACGCCGCCGCCCCGACAGCCGCCAGATCCGTCCCCAGCGCCAGGTCGCTGCTGGATGGTTTCCTGCGCGGCGAGATGGGCCTGGCCCTGGGCGTCGTGGGCATCATCGTCCTGCTGATCCTGCCGGTTCCGCCGATCCTGCTGGACCTGCTGCTGGCCATCTCGCTGACCGGCTCGGTGCTGATCCTGATGACGGCGATCTTGATCAAGAAGCCGCTGGAATTCACCTCGTTCCCGACCGTTCTGCTGGTCGCGACCCTGTATCGCCTGGGCCTGAACGTGGCCTCGACCCGACTGATCCTCGGCCATGGCCAGGAAGGCACCGGCGGCGCCGGCGCGGTCATCGAGGCCTTCGGTCACCTGATGATGCAGGGCAACTTCGTCATCGGGGTGATCATCTTCATCATCCTGGTGGTGGTGAACTTCATGGTCGTCACCAAGGGTTCGGGCCGGATCGCCGAAGTCGCCGCCCGCTTCACCCTGGACTCCATGCCCGGCAAGCAGATGGCGATCGACGCCGACCTGTCGACGGGCCTGATCGACCAGGAGATGGCCAAGATCCGCCGTAAGGAGCTGGAGCAGGAAAGCACGTTCTTCGGGGCCATGGACGGCGCCAGCAAGTTCGTGAAGGGCGACGCGATCGCCGGCCTGATCATCACCGGCATCAACATCGTCGGCGGCATCATCATCGGGGTCGTCCAGCACAAGATCCCGATCGGCGAGGCCGCCTCGTCCTACACCATCATGACTATCGGCGACGGCTTGGTCAGCCAGATCCCGGCCCTGATCATCTCGATCGCCGCCGGTATGGTCGTGTCGAAGGCGGGCGTCGAAGGTTCGGCCGACAAGGCCCTGGTCACCCAGCTGGCCATGAACCCGGCCGGCCTGGGCATGGTCTCGGCCTCGGCCGGCATCATCGCCCTGATCCCGGGCATGCCGATCATCCCGTTCGCGGCCCTGTCGCTGGGCGCGGGGGCCCTGGCCTACAAGCGGATCCAGGACGCCAAGAAACCGAAGGCGATCGATCCCGCCGCCCTCGAAGCGGCGGCGCCAGCCGAGGCCGAGGAGGAGCCGATCAGCGCCTCCCTGGCCATCGACGACGTCAAGATCGAGCTGGGCTACGGCCTGCTGACCCTGATCAACGACCTGGACGGCCGCAAGCTGACCGACCAGATCCGCGCCCTGCGCAAGACCCTGGCCGGCGAGTTCGGCTTCGTCATGCCGCCGGTGCGGATCCTCGACAACATGCGCCTGGCCAACCAGGGCTACGCCATCCGCATCAAGGAGATGGAGGCCGGCGCGGGTGAAGTGCGCCTGGGCAACCTGATGGCCATGGACCCGCGCGGCGGCCAGGTCGAGCTGCCCGGCGAGCACGTGCGCGAACCCGCCTTCGGCCTGCCGGCCACCTGGATCGCCGACGACCTGCGCGAGGAAGCCACCTTCCGCGGCTACACGGTCGTCGACCCGGCCACGGTGCTGACCACGCACCTGACCGAGATCCTCAAGGAGAACATGGCCGACCTGCTGTCCTACGCCGAGGTCCAGAAGCTCCTGAAGGAGCTGCCGGAATCGCAGCGCAAGCTGGTCGACGACCTGATCCCAGGCACCGCCACCGCCACCACCGTCCAGCGCGTGCTGCAGTCGCTGCTGAAGGAGCGGGTCTCGATCCGCGACCTGCCGCAGATCCTGGAAGGCATCGGCGAGGCCGCCCCGCACACCGCCTCGGTCACCCAGCTGGTCGAGCAGGTCCGCGCGCGCCTGGCCCGCCAGCTGTGCTGGGCCAACCGCGCCGACGACGGCGCCCTGCCGATCATCACCCTGTCGGCCGACTGGGAGCAGGCCTTCGCCGAGGCCCTGATCGGACCCGGCGACGACAAGCAGCTGGCCCTGCCGCCCTCGCGCCTGCAGGACTTCATCCGCGGCGTCCGCGACGCGTTCGAACGCGCCGCCCTGGCCGGCGAGGCCCCGGTGCTGCTGACCAGCCCCGGCATCCGCCCCTATGTCCGCTCGATCATCGAACGCTTCCGCGGCCAGACGGTCGTGATGAGCCAGAACGAGATCCACCCCCGCGCGCGCCTGAAGACGGTGGGGATGGTCTAG
- a CDS encoding OprO/OprP family phosphate-selective porin, with translation MHPTTLLVALGATGLCLLAPPALAQDALSPEDAAALRAEIASLRAQLQRMESRLDAASGVHATAPPTPAAAAAPPAPSKPASSSTEISWKGSPQFSASGGRTFKAKGRIQADIGHVDAPKALADRGLGTASEMRRIRLGGEGSLGAGIGYKLELELSDNAVDLVDTFVSYKTGPWLLALGNQNQFQSLDELTGDTSGAFMERAAFTDAFNFERRLGLSAQYEKGGWVLQAGLFADDVTALSNSSDGPAGGDENNSHGVDGRVVWAPKWGKTQLHFGGSAHWRDLGRVADTATRYRQRPYLHTSNSRLIGAPALAVREETHYGLEAAFVRGRWHGAAEVHGLEAELKTGPDARFLGGYAELGYFLTDDTRGYKSGIFDRAKPSKPLGGGGLGTLQLNVRYDHLDLNDRVIVGGKQDAWLAALIWQPVEYLRFNLNGGVLAYRDATPLPDGDRDYTAQVVGARMELDF, from the coding sequence TTGCATCCGACCACGTTGCTCGTCGCGCTGGGCGCGACGGGGCTCTGCCTGCTTGCGCCTCCCGCCCTCGCGCAAGACGCCCTAAGTCCCGAGGACGCCGCCGCCCTGCGCGCCGAGATCGCGAGTCTCCGGGCGCAGCTCCAGCGCATGGAAAGCCGTCTCGACGCGGCGAGCGGCGTGCACGCCACCGCCCCGCCGACGCCCGCCGCCGCCGCCGCGCCCCCGGCGCCGTCCAAGCCCGCCTCGTCGTCGACCGAGATCAGCTGGAAGGGCTCGCCGCAGTTCTCGGCCAGCGGCGGCAGGACCTTCAAGGCCAAGGGCCGCATCCAAGCCGATATTGGCCATGTCGACGCGCCCAAGGCTCTCGCCGACCGGGGCCTGGGCACGGCGTCCGAGATGCGCCGCATCCGGCTGGGCGGCGAGGGGAGCCTCGGCGCGGGGATCGGCTACAAGCTGGAACTGGAGCTGTCGGACAACGCCGTCGACCTGGTCGACACCTTCGTCAGCTACAAGACCGGCCCCTGGCTGCTGGCCTTGGGCAACCAGAACCAGTTCCAGTCGCTGGACGAGCTGACGGGCGACACCTCGGGCGCGTTCATGGAGCGGGCGGCCTTTACAGACGCCTTCAACTTCGAGCGCCGCCTGGGGCTGTCGGCCCAGTACGAGAAGGGCGGCTGGGTGTTGCAGGCGGGCCTGTTCGCCGACGATGTCACCGCGCTGTCCAACAGCAGCGACGGCCCGGCCGGCGGCGACGAGAACAACAGCCACGGCGTGGACGGCCGGGTGGTCTGGGCGCCGAAGTGGGGCAAGACCCAGCTGCACTTCGGCGGTTCGGCCCACTGGCGCGACCTTGGACGGGTGGCCGACACCGCCACCCGCTATCGCCAGCGGCCCTACCTGCATACCAGCAACAGCCGCCTGATCGGCGCGCCCGCCTTGGCCGTGCGCGAGGAGACCCACTACGGCCTCGAGGCGGCGTTCGTGCGCGGCCGCTGGCACGGCGCGGCCGAGGTTCACGGGCTGGAAGCCGAGTTGAAGACCGGTCCTGACGCCCGCTTCCTCGGCGGCTACGCCGAGCTGGGCTATTTCCTCACGGACGACACGCGCGGCTACAAGAGCGGGATCTTCGATCGCGCCAAGCCCTCCAAGCCCTTGGGCGGCGGCGGTCTCGGGACGCTGCAACTGAACGTCCGCTACGACCATCTGGACCTCAACGACCGGGTGATCGTCGGCGGCAAGCAGGACGCCTGGCTGGCGGCCCTGATCTGGCAGCCGGTCGAGTATCTGCGCTTCAACCTGAACGGCGGGGTCCTGGCCTACCGGGACGCCACGCCGCTGCCGGACGGCGACCGCGACTATACCGCGCAGGTCGTCGGGGCCCGAATGGAGCTGGACTTCTAG
- a CDS encoding oxygenase MpaB family protein: MQTPLPPTPLERVRAKVAAQKAALPALYGDIDFDITPERFTDDPKASVAPRLARGGLDPDKVALIKAYTMLGDVVADAYAALMPTYGFRPLIQMLTKACDEGIAAVADAPPELAAFIADMERVPEWLDMDLVREGQRLDRNAAANLGPFAIRGAFIATFMNKYAALPMALTGTLSNDTAARRVNETATFFTTTLLPGSLERHGAGFKAAAMVRLMHSMVRFNALKRSDRWDVGVYGIPIPQVDQMPAGLIPIFLMSYKIVASGRKTFTAEERARVELARYRCFLLGLPEDLLADTPQGVVDTMNARSATLRAGFDDATCGELVRATLNAYLPPDERPENRLFDKVERRFSKVFFLRNFMNGDLAAARRMGVEIGPRDFMMFGLVALLVTSQLMAYRLARNVPGVSDLADAHLVAKLRRQLKRYGHAEFTSDADKYRPAGNAKPAAA, from the coding sequence ATGCAAACGCCGCTGCCCCCCACGCCCCTGGAACGCGTCCGCGCCAAGGTCGCCGCGCAGAAGGCCGCCCTGCCCGCGCTGTATGGCGACATCGACTTCGACATCACGCCCGAGCGCTTCACCGACGATCCCAAGGCCAGCGTCGCGCCGCGTTTGGCCCGAGGTGGGCTGGATCCCGACAAGGTGGCGCTGATCAAGGCCTACACCATGCTGGGCGACGTGGTGGCCGACGCCTACGCCGCCCTGATGCCGACGTACGGCTTCCGCCCGCTGATCCAGATGCTGACCAAGGCCTGCGACGAGGGGATCGCGGCCGTCGCCGACGCGCCGCCGGAGCTGGCCGCCTTCATCGCCGACATGGAGCGCGTCCCCGAGTGGCTGGACATGGACCTGGTCCGCGAGGGCCAGCGCCTGGACCGCAACGCCGCCGCCAACCTGGGGCCATTCGCGATCCGGGGCGCGTTCATCGCCACCTTCATGAACAAGTACGCCGCCTTGCCCATGGCCCTGACCGGAACCCTGTCGAACGACACCGCCGCCCGGCGGGTCAACGAGACGGCGACCTTCTTCACCACCACCCTGCTGCCCGGCTCGCTTGAGCGCCACGGCGCCGGCTTCAAGGCTGCCGCCATGGTGCGGTTGATGCACTCGATGGTGCGGTTCAACGCCCTGAAGCGCTCGGACCGCTGGGACGTCGGGGTCTACGGGATCCCGATCCCGCAGGTCGACCAGATGCCCGCCGGCCTGATCCCGATCTTCCTGATGAGCTACAAGATCGTCGCCAGCGGCCGGAAGACCTTCACCGCCGAGGAGCGCGCCCGGGTCGAGCTGGCCCGCTACCGCTGCTTCCTGCTGGGCCTGCCCGAGGACCTGCTGGCCGATACGCCGCAAGGGGTCGTCGACACCATGAACGCCCGCAGCGCCACCCTGCGCGCCGGCTTCGACGACGCCACCTGCGGCGAGCTGGTCCGCGCCACGCTGAACGCCTACCTGCCGCCCGACGAGCGCCCCGAGAACCGCCTGTTCGACAAGGTCGAGCGCCGCTTCTCCAAGGTGTTCTTCCTGCGCAACTTCATGAACGGCGACCTGGCCGCCGCCCGGCGCATGGGCGTCGAGATCGGCCCGCGCGACTTCATGATGTTCGGCCTAGTGGCCCTGCTGGTGACCAGCCAGCTGATGGCCTACCGCCTGGCCCGCAACGTCCCCGGCGTCTCCGACCTGGCCGACGCCCACCTGGTGGCCAAGCTGAGGCGCCAGCTGAAACGCTACGGCCACGCCGAGTTCACGTCGGACGCCGACAAGTACAGGCCGGCCGGAAACGCCAAGCCGGCCGCCGCCTAG
- a CDS encoding TetR/AcrR family transcriptional regulator has product MTEKTRRTPRQPRSEATVEAILEAAFQLLEQGGVEALTTNHIAERAGVSVGTLYQYFRGKQAILAALAQRRAAAARDRIAQIVIGNSAVERSEIGAVRLIVRTLATAFEGSPATRRALLDALTEEGGDDVVMRNHVAFFDAIAGKAVLGFDLSPEAGFVLTHAVVGLLRAATVESDLALDPASLEDELVRLMESYISALLATKNALR; this is encoded by the coding sequence GTGACTGAAAAGACGAGGCGAACGCCGCGCCAGCCGCGCTCGGAAGCGACGGTCGAGGCGATTCTGGAGGCGGCCTTTCAACTTTTGGAGCAGGGCGGCGTCGAGGCCCTGACCACCAACCACATCGCCGAGCGGGCAGGGGTCAGCGTCGGCACGCTCTACCAGTACTTCCGCGGCAAGCAGGCGATCCTGGCGGCCCTGGCCCAGCGGCGGGCGGCGGCGGCCCGCGACCGCATCGCGCAGATCGTGATCGGCAACTCCGCCGTGGAGAGGTCCGAGATCGGCGCGGTGCGCCTGATCGTCCGCACCCTGGCCACCGCCTTCGAGGGCTCGCCCGCCACTCGCCGCGCCCTGCTGGACGCTCTGACGGAGGAGGGCGGCGACGACGTGGTCATGCGCAACCACGTGGCCTTCTTCGACGCGATCGCCGGCAAGGCGGTGCTGGGCTTCGACCTGTCGCCCGAGGCCGGCTTCGTCCTGACCCACGCGGTCGTCGGCCTGCTGCGCGCGGCGACCGTCGAGAGCGACCTGGCCCTGGATCCGGCCAGCCTAGAGGATGAACTGGTCCGGTTGATGGAGAGCTACATCTCGGCGCTGCTGGCGACGAAAAACGCGCTCCGGTAG
- a CDS encoding DUF4282 domain-containing protein, protein MGFRMPPANKSKRGSNSLLWDLLTFDRLVTGPVIHFIYWAGLGVVALFGFSVVGAAVGLALKEPGVGSLLLAFPVLIAGLLVAGALVLLWRAFCEFYVAIFRISEDLRALRQTSDADHAVHRARQQAQQAPSEHA, encoded by the coding sequence TTGGGGTTCCGTATGCCTCCGGCCAACAAGTCAAAGCGTGGTTCCAATTCGCTTTTGTGGGATCTGCTGACGTTCGACCGCCTGGTCACCGGGCCGGTGATTCACTTCATCTATTGGGCCGGCCTGGGCGTCGTGGCCCTGTTCGGATTCTCGGTCGTCGGCGCCGCCGTCGGCCTGGCGCTCAAGGAGCCGGGCGTCGGCTCGCTGCTGCTGGCCTTCCCGGTGCTGATCGCCGGCCTGCTGGTCGCCGGGGCGCTGGTGCTGCTGTGGCGCGCCTTCTGCGAGTTCTATGTCGCCATCTTCCGGATCAGCGAGGACCTGCGGGCGCTTCGCCAGACCAGCGACGCCGACCACGCCGTCCATCGCGCCCGCCAACAGGCGCAACAGGCGCCGAGCGAGCACGCTTAA
- a CDS encoding MarR family winged helix-turn-helix transcriptional regulator has protein sequence MSKKPASSDRPVEALRLDNQLCFALYGAANRMTRLYRPLLDALGLTYPQYLAMLVLWERSPQTVGALGDALDLDSSTLTPLLKRLEASGLVERRRDPEDERRVIVALTDKGRALRDQAEAIPEQMICALDTPIEALGALRERLKTLAK, from the coding sequence ATGAGCAAGAAACCCGCGTCGTCCGATCGCCCTGTCGAGGCCCTGCGCCTGGATAATCAGCTGTGCTTCGCCCTCTATGGCGCGGCCAACCGGATGACGCGGCTCTATCGACCGCTGCTGGACGCCCTGGGCCTGACCTATCCGCAGTATCTGGCGATGCTGGTGCTGTGGGAGCGGAGCCCCCAGACGGTGGGGGCCCTGGGCGATGCGCTGGACCTGGATTCCAGCACCCTGACCCCGCTGCTCAAGCGCCTGGAAGCCAGCGGCCTGGTCGAGCGCCGCCGCGATCCCGAGGACGAGCGGCGGGTCATCGTGGCCCTGACCGACAAGGGCCGCGCCTTGCGTGATCAGGCCGAGGCGATTCCCGAACAGATGATCTGCGCCCTCGACACCCCGATCGAGGCGCTGGGCGCGCTGCGCGAGCGCCTCAAGACGCTGGCGAAATAG
- a CDS encoding organic hydroperoxide resistance protein, translating to MTTLYTTRATVVGGRDGHVRSEDGLLDVQLSMPKALGGKETGTNPEQLFAAGYAACFQSAMAHVARTQKIGLAGSTVTGQVGLATQEVGFKLEVALEVETQGLSQAEAEALVATAHQVCPYSNATRGNVDVAISVKAL from the coding sequence ATGACCACGCTTTACACCACCCGCGCCACCGTCGTTGGCGGCCGCGACGGCCATGTCCGCAGCGAAGACGGCCTTCTGGACGTTCAGCTGTCGATGCCCAAGGCCCTGGGCGGCAAGGAAACCGGCACCAATCCCGAGCAGCTGTTCGCCGCCGGCTACGCCGCTTGCTTCCAGAGCGCCATGGCCCACGTCGCCCGCACCCAGAAGATCGGCCTCGCCGGCTCGACTGTGACCGGCCAGGTCGGCCTGGCCACCCAGGAGGTCGGCTTCAAGCTGGAAGTCGCCCTGGAGGTCGAGACCCAGGGCCTGAGCCAGGCCGAAGCCGAGGCCCTTGTGGCCACCGCGCACCAGGTGTGTCCGTATTCGAATGCCACCCGTGGCAATGTGGACGTGGCCATCAGCGTCAAGGCGCTCTAA